In Acidimicrobiia bacterium, the DNA window ACAGCTGTAAAAATAGCAGTAGATAATGTCGATTTCCGACCGAAAGTTTCAAGACTATGTGATTGGTGTAGCTTTCAAGAACTATGTCCTGCAAAAGGTGGCATGATACCCAAATGAATGTATTAACGAAATTAGATCATTTTGGTGATAAGAAACTTACGATAAAGAGAACATCTTCAAGAGATGCTTTCTGGTTCAGACTTTCAAAATTTGCTGATCATTCAGCTATTTGGATAGTTATAGGGATAATAAAATACTTATTTGATTGGAACCTTAGAAATTTTTTAATTTTTATAAGTGTTATGTTGATTGAATCAGGATTGACAAATGGTCCAATAAAATTCATATTTAGAAAAAAGCGCCCCTATGAAAATGAAAATAGTTTCCTTAAAGGCGAAAAATTACCTTACGGTATGAGGATGCCTATTACTTCATCTTTTCCATCGGGACATGCAACAAGTGCAATGTGTGCAACAATTGTTCTATGTTCAAATCTTAACTTACTTTATATTTGTCTTATACCTCTTGCATTATTAGTTGGCTATTCGAGAATATATACTCGAATGCATCATTTAAGTGATATTCTTTTTGGTTTTCTACTAGGTATAATCTACGGTCTTATTGTTATCATTCTGTTTTTAAATTAACGTCGTATTCTTTTTTCACCAGTCGCAATTGACCATTCCGCAAATAACGGATCAAGCCATAAGTTATGAATACAATCATTTTCTTCCCAAATATATAAATGAATACTTGATGCGTTTTCTAAGAAATCAATTATTGCGTTAATTAGCTCGGACTCTGAGTTAGTCTCATTGATCGATTCAATCATTCGAGCAAACGGTTCATATGCCACTACACAACTATTACAATATATGCACGATGAAACTCTAGGTTCGATCGTGGTAACAAATCTATTAAATAAATCAGAAGCAAAGTCATCACTCAAAATAATTTCTGCATGTGAAGAATCGAAAATCTTGATTGTCATGCTAGATAGGATATCACTAACAAAATCAACAAAAGTGTATTATTACCTCATTTGACACTTTTAGTTTATCGATTGGCTATAATAGCTTAAAATCAACTAGCGTTTCGGTGTGTCAACTCCTCCTCAAACAAAAAAAACTCAAAATATTAAGAATAATCAAGAGTTATTTGCAGAATCTGACATTGAACTACTCGAGATTGATATCCGCGAAGAAATATCTGTTGAAAATAATGTAAATAGCTCAAAAGAAAACAATGTAAAAGTATTTAAAAAATCTCATTATTATCTTAAAAATACATTGACAACACTTTTAATAATCATCACAATTCTAACTTTATTAATTTTCTCAGAGCAAGCGATTTTTGCATCTAAAATTTTGCCAGGAATAAAAATAGGTAATACAAACTATGGCACAAAAACAAAAATAAGTTCAAGAAATCAATTAGATAAAGCAACAAAGAAGTATCTTGAATCCCCTATACAATTTCAAGTAGATGGGAAAACAATATCAATTTCGTCACAAGATTTTGATCTGACTTTCGAAAATACCAAAACAATCAACAAAGCATATAACTTCCAAAAAACGTATAGTCCAATACCATCAACTCAGAGTTTCTTTTCAAGACATACAGGGAATTCCAATGTGATACCAGTTTTTAATTACAATAAAGATAAATTTGGAGAATTAGTTCAGAATATATCAAACGAACTTTCCTCTGGTCGAGTAGATGCAGGTATAACGATAAAAGGTTTGAATGTTAAGGTACAAAAACCAGTGTCTGGCATAGGAATATCATCTTCTGAAATATCTAAAGAAATCTTAAATTCTGTTAAAAATTTGTCGACCAAAAAAATTGAATTAAAAAAGAAAAAAGTTGATGCAAAGATCACATTAAAAGAAGCAAATTCAAAAGCTATAATTATTAAAGAGATTTTCTCAAAAAATTCTACAATTACTACACCAGCTGGAAATATTGTAACAATTACACCGGAGAAAATAGCAGCATCTTTAACAGTAATTCCAAATAAAAATAAATTAGATATAAACATAAACGAAACAATATTGCGTTCATTACTTAGTGAACAACTTGCTGGGGTAGAACTAGCCCCTATAGATGCTACTTTTGCAGTCAATGGGACATCTGTATCAGTAGTTGGCAGTCAAACAGGTAAAAAAATTGACTTGGAGACTTCTATTAAATCAATAATTAAAGGTAACCAC includes these proteins:
- a CDS encoding phosphatase PAP2 family protein, whose product is MNVLTKLDHFGDKKLTIKRTSSRDAFWFRLSKFADHSAIWIVIGIIKYLFDWNLRNFLIFISVMLIESGLTNGPIKFIFRKKRPYENENSFLKGEKLPYGMRMPITSSFPSGHATSAMCATIVLCSNLNLLYICLIPLALLVGYSRIYTRMHHLSDILFGFLLGIIYGLIVIILFLN
- a CDS encoding VanW family protein, producing the protein MSTPPQTKKTQNIKNNQELFAESDIELLEIDIREEISVENNVNSSKENNVKVFKKSHYYLKNTLTTLLIIITILTLLIFSEQAIFASKILPGIKIGNTNYGTKTKISSRNQLDKATKKYLESPIQFQVDGKTISISSQDFDLTFENTKTINKAYNFQKTYSPIPSTQSFFSRHTGNSNVIPVFNYNKDKFGELVQNISNELSSGRVDAGITIKGLNVKVQKPVSGIGISSSEISKEILNSVKNLSTKKIELKKKKVDAKITLKEANSKAIIIKEIFSKNSTITTPAGNIVTITPEKIAASLTVIPNKNKLDININETILRSLLSEQLAGVELAPIDATFAVNGTSVSVVGSQTGKKIDLETSIKSIIKGNHNIKVSIIENVPLHDTQWAKNLNITELVSTFTTNFTPGQIRVKNIARAAQVVNNTVIEPGKTFSLNQTLGKRTAENGYFKAPVYSGDDGFTEDFGGGASQFSTTMFNAGWIAGYKDIQHVPHSIYISRYPMGREATLNYGTIDLRIQDDYKSGILVRTYVGNSSVTVSLYGNKEGRVVNLEGPNIVAQTEIATQYTDDPTLPAGKEIQIDKGYPGITVENIRTIIRPGLPDKIDKLRWTYTMLPNKVRRGTQAIAPVT